The Petroclostridium xylanilyticum region TCTTCATCATGAAGAGCCATTTCCAGCCTTTCATAGCAGTATTTATCATGCATATAGTGGATAATATTAAGTGTATTAATATATAGATTAGAAAGCCATTCTAAAATATCATCAAATCGCTGCACTACTTCATTATAATCCAGGTATTCGGATGTAACGGGTGCAAAAGCCGGGCCTACCTGTTCTCCTGTTATTTCATCTTTTCCGCCGTTAATTGCGTACAGCAAAGCTTTCGCAAGGTTCGCCCTTGCACCAAAGAACTGCATCTGTTTACCAATTTTCATTGCTGAAACACAGCAGGCAATTCCATAGTCATCGCCAAATTTTTCCCGCATTAAATCATCATTCTCATATTGGATGGAAGAAGTCTGGACAGACATCTTTGCGCAATACTTCTTAAAGTTTGCCGGCAATCTGGTTGACCACAGCACAGTCATATTTGGTTCCGGTGCAGGACCCAAATTGGTAAGGGTGTGCATAAATCTATAGGTCATCTTTGTAACCATATGCCTTCCATCTATTCCTATACCTCCAAGGGCTTCAGTTACCCAGGTGGGATCCCCTGAGAATAACGCTTCATATTCAGGAGTTCTTAGAAATCTAACCATTCTAAGTTTCATTACAAAGTGATCAACCATTTCCTGAATTTGCTCTTCGGTATATCTTCCTTCCTCTAAATCTTTTTGCGCATATATATCCAGGAAAGTAGAAACTCTCCCCAGGCTCATTGCTGCACCATTTTGTTCTTTAACAGCTGCAAGATATGCAAAGTACAACCATTGAATGGCTTCTTTTGTGTCCTGCGCCGGTCTGCTTATGTCATAACCATAGCTTGCCGCCATTTCTTTCAGCTCTTCCAATGCTTTTATCTGCTCGCTTAATTCTTCTCTTTGCCTTATTACCGGAGAATCCATGGTAGCAAATACATAGTTCTTCTTGGCCTGTTTCTTTTTCTCTATTAAGAAATCCACGCCATAAAGAGGGACTCTTCTATAATCACCAATAATTCTACCCCTGCCATAAGCATCGGGTAACCCGGTAATGATTCCTGTATGTCTTGCTTTTTTCATTTCATCCGTATAGGCGTCAAATACACCATCGTTATGCGTTTTTCTATATTTGAATACATGCTCCACATCAGGGTCCATCTGGCGGCCATAAGCCTTTAGAGAATTTCTAACCATTCTGATACCACCAAAAGGCATGATCGCCCTTTTCAAAGGAGCATCAGTCTGCAATCCTACGATTTGCTCCAGTTCCTCATCTATATATCCAGGTTTATGAGAAGTGATGGTGGATATAGTTTTTGTATCTATGTCCAAAACTCCACCCTTTTGCCTTTCTGTTTTCATAAGTTCCTGTACTTTTTCCCACAGCTTCAAAGTTGCCGCGGTTGGCTTTGCCAAAAAGCTTTCATCCCCATCATAAGGTGTATAATTCTTCTGTATGAAATCCCTCACGTTTACTTCATTCGTCCACGTTCCAGGTTTAAAGTTTGTGTTCATATATATTCCCCCATTTTTGATTTTCTATTATATTTATTCCACCCATTTTTAGTGATTAAACATTTTTAATACATTATACAGTATATTGTATACAATATACTTTTGTCAATAGGCTGATATAACCAAAAGTTTAAAAAGTTAAGCACTATTATAACTCCAAACTGTATAAGTTTAATTCCAAGGTTTTATGCACCAGTTATAAATTTTATCTTTAACTATTTAATATTTCCAACATTTGCATTATAATTAATAAAGGAGAAATACATTAACGAATGAGGTAATTATGATGAGTTTTCAATACTATGTAAAGCAAAACCTGTTAAAGCCAGTCCACATGTTTAAATCTTTGAAAGGAAATGCAAGAGGAGCTGCCATTTATGAACCTTTATGGGCTATCCCTTTTCAAATGTTTAACTTTTATGCATCTTTATATATGCTTGCATTAGGGCTGAGCGAAAAGCAAGTAGGGCTAGTAAGTTCCATCTATATCATCTCCCAAATTATTTGGTCATTTTTAGGTGGAGCTATTACCGACAAATTGGGAAGAAAAAGAACTACACTGATTTTTGATCTCATCGCCTGGCCTTTTGTTGCACTTATATGGACTTTTGCTTCTAATTTCTGGCTATTTGCCATTGCTGCGCTTCTTAACGGCCTAGGCAAAGTTGTATTTATTTCATGGAGCTGCCTTCTGGTAGAAGACTCCCCCCCTGAACAGAGAGTAAATATTTTTACGGTTATCAATATTATCGTGCTGTGTTCCGGTGTTTTTTCACCGGTTGCCGGCTTAATCGTAAATAGGTTTGGTATAATTAACGGAACGCGAATATTGTATATCTTTGCTGCCGTTTCTATGACAATAATGATTTTGGGCCGGAATTCATTACTTACAGAGACTTCTATTGGCAGGATTATGCAAAAGGAAAGCAAGGGTTTTTCCTTTCAGCAGCTTATCTATGATTTTATGTATACGGTAAGGTTTGTTAAGGGGCATTCTTCAACCCTCATTATTCTTGTTATTCAATCACTGGTGAATTTTCACCTTCTGCTTAAGCCTGTATTTT contains the following coding sequences:
- the pflB gene encoding formate C-acetyltransferase; the protein is MNTNFKPGTWTNEVNVRDFIQKNYTPYDGDESFLAKPTAATLKLWEKVQELMKTERQKGGVLDIDTKTISTITSHKPGYIDEELEQIVGLQTDAPLKRAIMPFGGIRMVRNSLKAYGRQMDPDVEHVFKYRKTHNDGVFDAYTDEMKKARHTGIITGLPDAYGRGRIIGDYRRVPLYGVDFLIEKKKQAKKNYVFATMDSPVIRQREELSEQIKALEELKEMAASYGYDISRPAQDTKEAIQWLYFAYLAAVKEQNGAAMSLGRVSTFLDIYAQKDLEEGRYTEEQIQEMVDHFVMKLRMVRFLRTPEYEALFSGDPTWVTEALGGIGIDGRHMVTKMTYRFMHTLTNLGPAPEPNMTVLWSTRLPANFKKYCAKMSVQTSSIQYENDDLMREKFGDDYGIACCVSAMKIGKQMQFFGARANLAKALLYAINGGKDEITGEQVGPAFAPVTSEYLDYNEVVQRFDDILEWLSNLYINTLNIIHYMHDKYCYERLEMALHDEEILRTSACGIAGLSVVVDSLSAIKYAKVKAIRNETGLAVDYEVEGDYPKFGNNDPAVDNIAVELVKNFMSKLSKHKTYRDSKPTLSILTITSNVVYGKKTGNTPDGRKYGEPFAPGANPMHKRDTKGCIASMASVAKLPYDYSEDGISYTFSIIPGALGKLDEEKYNNLTALLDGYFSQDGHHINVNVLNKEILLDAMEHPEKYPQLTVRVSGYAVNFIRLTREQQMDVINRTFHEKF
- a CDS encoding MFS transporter produces the protein MMSFQYYVKQNLLKPVHMFKSLKGNARGAAIYEPLWAIPFQMFNFYASLYMLALGLSEKQVGLVSSIYIISQIIWSFLGGAITDKLGRKRTTLIFDLIAWPFVALIWTFASNFWLFAIAALLNGLGKVVFISWSCLLVEDSPPEQRVNIFTVINIIVLCSGVFSPVAGLIVNRFGIINGTRILYIFAAVSMTIMILGRNSLLTETSIGRIMQKESKGFSFQQLIYDFMYTVRFVKGHSSTLIILVIQSLVNFHLLLKPVFYSVYLTNNLLLDKSFISIVPALSSISMLVIFLFVIPMVKGNREAFYLCIGLLVWTAGAIALVLAPAANMAIILSSVIIDGMGLALTRPFLDTLWANVAGEKERAKVLSFGNTFMSLISAPAGVVAALLYDFKPSAPFIFSVILLGICLLLAVFSLKKTIGRQLH